Part of the Candidatus Brocadia sinica JPN1 genome, CATAAAAGGTATTGTAGGTAGAACCTTTTATATCATCCCTCAACGACCGGAACGTATCCAGATCGAAATTACGAACCGCTGCAACTATACGTGTGGTATGTGTCCCCGCGAATCCTTTAACCTACCGGAAAAAGACATCCCACTCGCCCTTTTTCAGAAAATCATCGACAGGATTGAATTCCACTATAACATTACCCTTACCGGATGGGGGGAGCCTCTATTGCATCCGGCATTGATGGATATGATTGTTTATACAAAGGGGAAAGGACATGATGTAGGTGTAACAACCAACGGTTTGTTGTTGGCTTCATTTGTTGAAAAATTTATAGAAACATTAGACAAATTAACTGTTTCATTGGACAGTATAGAGGATGGCAACCAGGTCACAGATGGTCATCCATCCAATAAGGTTGTGCAAAAGAACATTGAATCCCTCATGAAATATCGGGGCGGTAAAACAAGGCCGTCCGTTACCATTCAAATAACCATGCATGACAAACGGCAGTGTCTGGATACCATTAGATTTGCCGGAGAAGTGGGAGCAGATCGCGTATATTTAGTGCGATTAAACAACCCTTTAGGTAATAGTGATTTTAAGAGACCCAGCTTGGAAGAAGAATTGGAGATTTATAAAGAGGCTGAAGAAATAGCAAAAAAATATGGATTACAGGTCGACAACAACTACACGGCCTTTGACAATGGTTTACTTCGGTTATTATACAAAAGACTACGTCCCATTATGTATCGTTTTGATAAATACTGCCCAAAACCCTATGACTATTTGTATATTAACATCGATGGCAAGGCAACCCCATGCTGCGATCTTCCCCGCTATGAGGTGGGTAACATATTAAAGCAAAGTATTGATGAAATCTGGCACGGTGAGAATATGCACTATTTCCGCGAACATCAGAATGATGTTTGTGGTAATTGCGATGCATTAAGGCTGAAGCACTTGAATTAAAAATGAAAATTCCCGAAGAACAAATGATTGCGAATAACGATAAATTATGATTAAAGATAAGATGCTTTTAGAAAAATTTGAGTGGGATTTGATAAAGCGAAACAAGCCCGATTATCAACGAAATATGGAAATCTTTGAGGGAATGTACAAGGAGGCAGTCTATCTTAAAGCACTTCCCGCGAAATATCCGCTGGAAGGGATTCAGGTTGATATTAAAATTGCACGAGTAATCAATAGTGTTTAAGGAACTTATTGAACGAATTGCTATAAGTTTGGAGAAGGAAGAGATTCCTTACATGATCATTGGAGGGCAGGCGGTTCTTTATTATGGTGAGCCGAGATTTACAAAAGATATAGATATAACTCTTGGTGTTGATTCTGACGTCCTCGGGAAAGTTCTGGTTCTTGTAAATACTCTGAACCTTAGCGTTCTGGTGAATGACATTGAGGATTTTGTGAAGAAAACAATGGTTTTACCATCCCAGGATGTTCCTTCAGGTATACGGGTTGATTTTATATTTTCGCATTCAGATTATGAAAGGCAGGCTATAGAAAGGGCAAAGAAGGTAATGTTTGGTGAAACCTTTGTAAGGTTTGCCTCTCTTGAGGATCTTGTTATTCATAAGATTATTGCTGGCAGGCCAAGAGATATAGAAGATGTTAGCTCAATTCTTTTAAAAAACCCTGAATATGATTACCATTATATTGCAGACTGGTTAAAAAAGTTTGATGATTCTCTCAGCGAAAACTTCTTGGAAACATTCAAGAAATTGGTCGCTGGTATGTAATTTAATCT contains:
- a CDS encoding SPASM domain-containing protein, translated to MLINPLYLIKGIVGRTFYIIPQRPERIQIEITNRCNYTCGMCPRESFNLPEKDIPLALFQKIIDRIEFHYNITLTGWGEPLLHPALMDMIVYTKGKGHDVGVTTNGLLLASFVEKFIETLDKLTVSLDSIEDGNQVTDGHPSNKVVQKNIESLMKYRGGKTRPSVTIQITMHDKRQCLDTIRFAGEVGADRVYLVRLNNPLGNSDFKRPSLEEELEIYKEAEEIAKKYGLQVDNNYTAFDNGLLRLLYKRLRPIMYRFDKYCPKPYDYLYINIDGKATPCCDLPRYEVGNILKQSIDEIWHGENMHYFREHQNDVCGNCDALRLKHLN
- a CDS encoding nucleotidyl transferase AbiEii/AbiGii toxin family protein, producing MFKELIERIAISLEKEEIPYMIIGGQAVLYYGEPRFTKDIDITLGVDSDVLGKVLVLVNTLNLSVLVNDIEDFVKKTMVLPSQDVPSGIRVDFIFSHSDYERQAIERAKKVMFGETFVRFASLEDLVIHKIIAGRPRDIEDVSSILLKNPEYDYHYIADWLKKFDDSLSENFLETFKKLVAGM